The Herbaspirillum sp. DW155 genomic interval AAATTCCTCAAGGAAAACCTGGCCATGATGGCCGTCAAGGTCGGCGAGATGCAGGCCCAGATGATGCGCCTGGATGCGCTGGGCGAGCGGGTGCAGGGCCTGGCCGGCATCCGTCCCGAAGAGTTCAACTTCAAGGAACTGCCCGGTCGCGGCGGCGCCGAAGTCTCCAGCATCGCCGGTCCCGGCCGCGACGTCGGCATGGACGAGCTGCGCCGCATGCTCGACAACCTGGCCGTGGACGCCGGCCATCGCACCGACTACCTCAACGCCGTCGAATCCACCCTGATGAGCGACAAGATCAAGTCGCGCCTCTTGCCCACCAATCAACCGGTCAACGTGGCCTACAACTCGTCGAGCTTCGGCTGGCGGCTCGACCCCTTCACCGGCCACAACGCCTTCCACGAAGGTCTGGACTTCCCAGCCCCGGTCGGCACCCGCATCGTCGCCGCCGCCGCCGGCGTGGTGATTGCCTCTGAATATCATTACCAGTTTGGCAACATGCTGGAAATCGACCACGGCAACAACATCATCACCCGTTATGCCCATGCCTCGCGGCTGTATGTGAAGGTGGGCGATATCGTCAAGCGTGGCCAGCACGTGGCCGATGTGGGCTCGACC includes:
- a CDS encoding M23 family metallopeptidase; protein product: MQIILLHPRLTKARSVTLGTKHILLLLLLLVTLVAGSSLSITYFLLNRAGNPDASPMLHKLAVSMSQEEDGRNEKFLKENLAMMAVKVGEMQAQMMRLDALGERVQGLAGIRPEEFNFKELPGRGGAEVSSIAGPGRDVGMDELRRMLDNLAVDAGHRTDYLNAVESTLMSDKIKSRLLPTNQPVNVAYNSSSFGWRLDPFTGHNAFHEGLDFPAPVGTRIVAAAAGVVIASEYHYQFGNMLEIDHGNNIITRYAHASRLYVKVGDIVKRGQHVADVGSTGRSTGAHLHFEVRIRGIAQDPRKFLALGATGGNQPKQLPVFVAGH